Genomic segment of Streptosporangium sp. NBC_01755:
GCCGCCAGGTGTTCGAGGAGCACCGAGGCGACCCCCCGGCCCTGGTGGGCGTCCTCGACGAGGAAGGCGACCTCCGCCTCGCCGGGTTCGATCCGGTCGTAGCTGATGACCGCCACCATCTCGGCGCCGATCGTGGCGATCAACGCCACGCGGTCCACGTAGTCGACGTTGGTGAACCAGGTGATCTCCCGATCCGACAGCCGCGGCCGGGGACTGAAGAAGCGGAAGTAGATCGACTCGTTGGACAGCCGGCCGTAGAAGGAACGCAACCGGTCGGCGTCGGCGGGCCGAATCGGGCGTACATGGGCGGTGCCGCCGTCCGACAGGACGACGTCCGCCTCCCAGTGGGCAGGGTACTGAGCAGCCTCCACAGCCCCGAGAGTAGACGCGAATCTCACAAGACGGACCAGCGGCACGAATTCACGCAACGCTTGTGCATCGACTATGGTCCGGTGTCTGGTCAAGACCCCATAGCCTGGCCGGAAGCTGTTAAGTTTTTCGCGGCTAGAGGTCTAGAGGTACGGCTTGAAGCACGGCCAGAGGCACGTCGGCATCGAAGGCAGCAAGGTGGTGACATCATGACGCGGGTGGTCGTGGTGGGCGATCTCATGACCGATGCGGTCGCGAGAGCTCGCTACCCGTTGGCAAGGGCCAGCGACACACCGGCGGTCGTCACCATGCACGGCGGTGGCTCGGGGGCCAACATCGCCTCCTGGCTCGCCGTCGAGGGCACGGAGGTCGCCTTCATCGGGCGGCGCGGCGCCGACATCACCGGCCGTAACCGCGACATGGAGTTGATGGGCTACGGCGTCGACGCCCGCCTCGTCATGGATCCCGAGCGGCCGACCGGCACCTGCGTGGTGCTCGTCACCCACAAGGGCGAGCGCACCATGCTGTCCGACCCCGGCGCGAACGCGGCCCTGTCCCCCGAGGATCTGCCCCGTGACCTGTTCTCCCAGGGTGGGCACCTGCACCTGTCCGGCTACACGCTGATCAACGAGGGTTCACGCGAGGCCGGTATGGCGGCGCTGGAGATGGCTCGCCGCTCCGGGATGTCCGTCTCGGTCGACTGCTCCTCCTCCGCTCCTCTGGAGCGCACGGGTGCCGAGCCCTTCCTGGAGTGGACGCAGAGCGCCAAGCTGCTGTTCGCCAACGCCGACCAGGCGAAGGTCCTCACCGGCCGCGACGATCCCGCCGCCGCCGCCAAGGTCCTCACCGCCTGGTTCCCTCAGGTGGTCGTCAAGCTCCGTGACGAGGGCGCGCTCTGGTACGGCAACCGCCCCGACCCGATCAAGGTCCCCGCCGGGGCCGTGGAGCGCGTGGTCGACGGCACCGGCGCCGGTGACGCCTTCACCGCGGGCTTCCTGCCGGCATGGCTCGGCGGCAAACCCCCGGCCGAGGCCCTGGCCTCCGGCTGCCACCTGGCCTCCCGGGCCATCTCCCACCTGGGCGCCCGCCCCCGCCTCTAGCGAGGGTCCACCTGGTCGGGCGGACTCTCCTAGCTGGTGACCGCCAGGGCCTAGAGCACCGGTCAAGTAAGGACCAAGCGGTGTCCGGCCTTCGGTAAACCCGGGTCGCAACAGGTCGGCCTGGCCGCATCTGGTGTTGATCAACGCTCTGTGCGGTTACTTGACCGGCTCTCTAGCTGGTGACCGCCAGGGCGAGAGGCAGCACGGCGGGGGCTCCGGCGTGACGGAGCATGGCGGCTCCCAGGGTCATCGTCCAGCCCGTGTCGATCCGGTCGTCGACCAGAAGGAGCGGCCCTTGGGCCGAGACCACGGCCGCGCCCAGGGCGGAGGGCATGGCGAGGGTGCCCCGGATCGCCTGGACGCGCTGCGCGCTGTTGAACTGCCGTCCGGGCGGGCCCGACCGGTAGCCGAGGTCGCCCAGATAGGACAGGCGCCCCACCTGGGCCAGCCGCTCGGCCAGGTTGCGGACGAGTTGCGGGCGACTTCCCGAGGGCACCGCGACCACCCCGACCGGGCGCTGTGCCCACTCCCAGGACGACAGCACCTTGACCACGGCGGCGAAGACGTCGTCGGGAACCGGCCCGTCGGCGGCTCCGTCGGCCAGGAGGCCGCGCAGGCGGTTGCCCCAGCCGATGTCGGTGAGCCTGCCCAGCACCCGCCCCGGCTCGGCGCCCAGTTCCGGCCTGATCCGGCCCTTGAGATCGGTCAGCCCCGTCGGCCACTGCCTGCGCGCCTCGACCTCCACCCCGGGCCTGCGGAGCCGATCGGCCGCCGACCGCACGGCCTGCTCGTCCACCTCGGGCGAGCGGTGCGTGCCGGTGCAGTTGTCGCAGCGCCCACACGGGGCGGCGGTGTCGTCGTCCAGGCGGCGGCGGAGGAACTCCTCCCGGCAGCCGGTGGTGTCGAGGTAGTCGAGCATGGCCCGCTGCTCTGCCTCCCGCTCGGCGGTGACCCTGGCGTAGCGCGGGGCGTCGTACTCCCAGGGCTCGCCGGTGGACTCCCAGCCGCCCTTGACCCGGCGCACGGCGCCGTCGACGTCGAGGACCTTCAGCATGGTCTCAAGGCGGCTCCGGCTGAGATCCACCCGGTTCTCCAGGGCTGCCGTGGACATCACTCCGCCCTCCTCCAGCGCGGCCAGCACGGCCCGCACGACGGGCTCGGGCGGGAAGGCCAGCGAGGCGAAGTACGCCCAGATGTCGCGGTCCTCCGCACCGGGCAGCAGGATCACCTCTGCCCGCTCGACTCCTCGGCCCGCCCTTCCGACCTGCTGGTAGTAGGCCACCGGGGACTGCGGGGCCCCGACATGGACGACGAATCCCAGGTCGGGCTTGTCATAGCCCATGCCGAGCGCGGAGGTCGCGACCAGTGCCTTGATCTTGTTGTCCAGCAGTGCCTGCTCGGCGGCGAGCCGCTCGGCCTGTTCGGTCTGCCCGGAGTAGGCGGCCACCTCGTGGCCCTGCTCGCGCAGGTAGGCGGCGATCTCCTGGGCGGCGGCCACGGTGAGCGTGTAGACGATGCCGGAGCCGGGGAGCTCGTGCAGCGTACTGGCGAGCCAGGCCAGGCGCTGCTCGGCGCCGCGCAGGCGCACGACCCCGAGATGGAGGCTGTCGCGCTCCAGCGCGCCGCGCAGCACCAGCGTCTCCTCGCCCATCTGCTCGGCGACGTCGCGGGTGACCCTGGCATTGGCCGTGGCGGTGGTCGCGAGGATCGGCACGCCCTCGGTGAGCTCCTCGAACATCGTGCGCAGCCGCCGGTAGTCGGGGCGGAAGTCGTGGCCCCAGTCGGAGATGCAGTGCGCCTCGTCGACCACGATCAGGCCCGCGCTCTCGGCCAGCTCGGGCAGCACGTGGTCGCGGAAGTCGGGGTTGTTGAGCCGCTCGGGGCTGACCAGCAGCACGTCGACCTCGCCCTCGGCGACCTGGTTGTAGATCTGCTCCCACTCCTCGGGGTTGGCCGAGTTGACCGTGACCGCGTTGATCCCGGCGCGCTCGGCGGCGGCGATCTGGTTGCGCATCAGGGCCAGCAGCGGGGACACGATGACGGTCGGCCCCTCACCCAGCTCGCGCAGGAGCGCGGTGGCGATGAAGTAGACGGCTGACTTGCCCCAGCCGGTGCGCTGCACCACGAGCACCCGGCGCCGGTCCATGACCAGTGCCCTGATGGCCGACCACTGGTCCTCGCGCAGCCGGGCGTGCTCCCCGGCGAGCGCCCGCAGCCGCCCCTCGGCCTCTTCTCGCAGCATCTGCTCTTCGCTCACCGGTCATTGGTACCAGGTCTCGCCGACTGTTTCACTTATGCGCTGGTCGGCACCTCCCGCCCGCTGTCGGTCGGCACCACCTCCACCCTGTCCGCGCTGACGGCGGCCGCCGTCGCGGCCTACCGCGCCCGCGGCTCCTGAACGTCCAGGTGCTTCGAAGGTGTTGTCGCTGCGCCACTCGTCGCCGCCCTCGCCCTTGGGGTCGGTCTGGTCGAGGACGTGGATGGCGGTGCCGCCGTCCTTCCTGAAGGCGTGGTGGTTGATCGAACCGAAGTTCTCCGCGAAGCGGATGTGCTCTTCGTCACTGATGTGCTGGTCGCGGAAGAAGAGGACCTTGTGCTTCAGCCAGCCTCGCCGGATCTCCCGGACCTCCCCCTCCGACAGTGGCCTGCGCAGGTCGACGCCGTTCACCTCGGCACCGATGTGCCTGGTCACGGGCTTGAACTCGATCATTTTCGGACGCCCCTCCATCGTGGCCGTACGACATTCGCGAAGGTTGGGTCATCCTTACCCTCCCCTCTTTCCGAGCCTGGCCCGGCCCAATAAATCAAGCAATCACTTGGTCAAAAACATGCCGCGGGCCGGTGCCGGCCGAGAGTGGCCCCGGCCGCCGTGGACACACTCGTGAGGAAGTCACACCGGGTCGGCGGGGAGCGAGGGAGCTGGCAGGCTCCGCTCCGTGGTTTGATGCATCCACTATGGACGTCACCACCTGGTATCTCGAACAGACCTCACGCTCGGACCTGCTGCCCGCGAAACCGCCGTCGATCGAGGTCGACATCGTGCACGCCGAGGTGCCTTCGCCCGAGTTCAGCCGGTTCCTCAGCACGGCCGTCGGCGGAGAGTGGCACTGGACCAACCGGCTGCCGTGGACCTGGCGCGAGTGGAGCGACTGGCTGGAGGGCGGCGTGGAGACCTGGGTGGCCTACCACCGCGGCACCCCCGTCGGCTACGTCGAGCTCGCCCCCCAGGACGGCGCGAGCGTCGAGATCACCTGCTTCGGCCTCCTGCCGTGGGCGATCGGCAGAGGCCTCGGCGGCCATCTGCTGGAGGTCGTCACCGCCAGGGCCTGGGACCTGGCCGACCGGCAGCCCGATCGGGAACCGACCCGGCGGGTGTGGCTGCACACCTGCTCCCTCGACAGCCCGGCGGCGCTCGCCAACTATCGGGCACGCGGCTTCAAGATCTACGACACCAAACTGAACGTGCCCGGCGACGAGTACGAAGGCGAGACCCCCGGCCCCTGGCCCGGAGCGGGCCCTCGGACCCGCGACACCCCCTGAACACCCCGCTCGAACGGCGGTGGCCCCCGGCGGCAGGCCGGGAAAGGCCCGGAGGTGTCGGATGAGCTGGGTATGGTATCGAGTCTCGGTACCATACCGTCGCCCTGTCACCGCTCTCCCGCCGGACGTCCCGTCCCGAGGCTCCCCGGGGAGCCGGTGCAGGCGGTTCGCCCACGAAGACAGAAGGAGGATGCGCCTCCCCCCCGGCCTGACGGCCGGGGCGCGCGCGCAGGAAATCAGATGGCTCGACGGACGACCACACCCCCGACCGACGAGGGCTTCGAGGAGCGGATCGTCGACATCGACGTTTCCACCGAGATGCGCACCAGCTTCCTCGAATACGCATACTCGGTCATCTACCAGCGCGCGCTGCCGGACGCCAGGGACGGCCTCAAGCCGGTTCAGCGCCGCATCCTCTACTCGATGAGCGAGATGGGCCTGCGGCCCGACCGGGGCCACGTCAAGTCCTCGCGCGTCGTCGGCGACGTGATGGGCAAGCTCCACCCGCACGGCGACACCGCCATCTACGACGCGCTGGTCCGCATGGCCCAGCCGTTCTCGATGCGCCTGCCGCTCATCGACGGGCACGGCAACTTCGGCTCCCCGGACGACATGCCCGCCGCGATGCGTTACACCGAGGCCCGGCTGGCCTCGGCGGCCATGGCCGTGGTCCAGTCGATCGACGAGGACACCGTCGATTTCAAACCCAACTACGACGGCCAGGAGACCGAGCCCACGGTCATGCCGTCGGCCTTCCCCAACCTGCTGGTCAACGGGGCCACCGGCATCGCGGTCGGGATGGCCACCAACATGGCGCCGCACAACCTCGTCGAGGTCGTCGCCGCCGCCCGCCACCTGATCAAGAAGCCGGAGGCGACCCTCGACGACCTGATGCGGTTCGTCCCCGGCCCCGACCTGCCCACCGGCGGCACGATCATCGGCCTCGACGGCATTCGCGACGCGTACGCCAAGGGCCGCGGCACCTTCCGGATGCGCGCCAAGTGCGCCGTCGAGCAGGTCAGCCCCCGCCGCAAGGGCATCGTCGTCACCGAACTGCCTTTCAACGTCGGCCCCGAGCGCGTGGTCACCAAGATCAGGGAACTGGTCACCGCCAAGAAGCTCCAGGGCATCTCCGACCTCAAGGACCTCAGCGACCGGCACAAGGGCCTCAGCCTGGTCATCGAGATCAAGAACGGCTTCATCCCCGAGGCCGTGCTGGAGGAGCTTTACCGGCTCACGCCGATGGAGGAGACCTTCGGCATCAACAACGTCGCGCTGGTCGACGGCGAGCCGCGCACGCTGGGCCTGCGCGAACTGCTCCAGGTCTACGTCGACCACCGCATCGACGTGGTCCGCCGCCGCTCGCTGTACCGCCGGCGCAAGCGCGAGGAGCGACTGCACCTCGTCGAGGGCCTCGCCATCGCCCTGCTCAACATCGACGAGGTGATCCGGGTCATCCGCTCCTCCGATGACTCCGCCCAGGCCCGCGAGCGCCTGACGCAGGCATTCCAGCTGTCGGAGATCCAGGCCAACTACATCCTCGACACCCCGCTGCGCCGCCTGACCCGCTACGACAAGCTGGAGCTCGACCGCGAGAGCCAGACGCTGCGCGACGAGATCGCCGAGCTGACCGCGATCCTGTCCTCCGACGACAGGCTCCGCAAGGTCGTCTCCGACGAGCTTGCCCAGATCTCCAAGACCTTCGGCACCCCGCGCCGCACGGTGCTGCTGGAGTCCTCGGGGGTCGCGAGGAACGTCTCGGCTCCCCTGGAGGTGGCCGATGACCCCTGCCTGGTGCTGTTCTCGTCCACCGGGCTGCTGGCCCGCACGACCGACGCCTCGCCACTGGCGGGCGACGGCGACCGCTCGGCCCACGACGTGCTGGTCTCCGCGGTGCGGAGCACCGTCAGGGGCGAGGTGGGCGTGGTCACCAACCAGGGGCGGATGATCCGGGTCCAGGTGGTCGACCTGCCCACGCTGCCCCGCTCGGCCAACCCGCCGTCGCTGTCCGGAGGCCACCCGGTCGCCGAGTACGTCACCTTCAACCCGGGCGAGACCGTCGTCGGCGTCGGCTCGCTCGACCCCGAAGGACCCGGCCTGGCACTGGGCACCGCGCAGGGCGTGGTCAAGCGGGTCGTCCCCGACTACCCGGCCAACCGCGACGACTTCGAGGTCATCGGCCTCAAGGACGGCGACAGCGTGGTGGGCGCGGTGGAGCTGACGAGTGAGGACCATGACCTGGTCTTCATCACCTCGGAGGCCCAGCTGCTGCGCTACCCCGCCTCCGTCGTCCGCCCGCAGGGCCGCCCGGCGGGCGGCATGGCCGGCGTGCGGCTGGACGGAGGTGCCGTGGTGGTCTGGTTCGGCGCGGTCGACCCCTCCCGCGAGTCGCAGGTCGTGACGATCGCCGGCTCCTCGACCGCACTGCCCGGCACCCAGATCGGCGGCGCCAAGGTCTCCGACTTCGCCGAATACCCGCCAAAGGGCCGCGGCACCGGCGGTGTCCGCGTCCAGCGGTTCCTCAAGGGCGAGGACGTCCTGCTGCTCGCCTGGGCGGGCCCCGGCCCGGCTCGCGCGGTCTCGTCCGTCGGCAAGCCCGCGCCGCTCCCCGAGGAGCCGGGCCGCCGCGACGGCTCCGGTGTCCGGCTCACCCACACCGTGGCGGCCGTGGGCGGCGCTCTCTGCGCCGAAGGCGACCGGAAGGGCCAGGGGGCCGACACCCCCCCGGAATGACCCTCACCCCCCGTGTGGGACCCCACGGAGCCCCCGCCAGGACGGCGTGGGCTCCGTGGGGCCGGGGAGGGGTGACGGGTCCCGCGCACCGAGCGCCGACGTCGCGTCCCCGGAACCCGGCGACGCCGCCCGGCAGATCTCGGGTTCCGGATGCGCGTCCCCTCCCGCGCGGCGCTCAGAATCCGCCCGGGACCTTCAGGTGAGGGCCCCCTGGAGCGCGAACCTGATGGCCATCAGCAGTTGCCAGGGCTCGCCCGACTCCCAGAAGCGGACGACCCTGGCGACTCGATCCGGCGGATCGAACTCACCGGCCCCGTACGGGCCGAAACACCCCGCCTCCACGAGGACGGCCACGAACGGGTCGTCGTCCTTCAGGGACCGGGTATAGGCCGCCGCGTCGAGCAGGGCCAGTGCCGAGCGCGCGTTGCGCCCCCCGTCCCTGGCCTCCACACGGTCCAGCTTCCGCCTGCCCTGGTCACGGAGATAGTCGGCCAGCGATTCGGTCCTGCTCATTACCCTCCCCAACTCCCGGACTTTGAGTGACGACATCATCACCCACTGTGGGTGTCGGCGGTGGGATCTTGGTGAAGTCGTCACTCGATGCGCCCCCGACGACTCTCGCCAAACGGGTATGACGCATCATTAATCCGTTAGCTCCATCGACCGAGGGATACACGTACGTGAGTGCCTTTGACGACCTGCTGGCCGCCAACGAGGAGTTCTCCGCCACGTTCACCGACTCAGAGCTGACCGGCAAGGCCGCTCGCGGCCTCGCGGTGGTCACCTGCATGGACTCACGGATCGATCCGCTGGGTCTCTTCGGGCTGAAGCCGGGCGACGCCAAGATCCTCCGCAACGCCGGGGCCAGGGTGACCGACGACGTGCTGCGCACACTCGTCCTGGCGGTCAACCTGCTGGCGGTGGAGCGGGTGCTGGTCATGCCGCACACCGACTGCGGCATGACCAAGGTCACCGACGGCGAGGTGCATGCGATCGCCGCCCGGCGCGGCGTCGACACCCGGAGCCTGGACTTCCACACCGTCCCCGACCAGGACGCTGCGCTGCGCCACGACCTCACCCGGATCAGGACCAGCCCGTTCCTTCCGGCGGGCATGCCGGTGGGCGGCGCCGTCTACGACGTGCACACCGGCAAGCTGATGCCGGTCGAGATCTGAGCCTCGGGATCCGCTCCCGGTTCCGCCCGGCCCCGCCCGGACGGAACCGGTCTTCCCGCGCCACGCCCGGCGCCGACGTCATGGGGGCGCCCGCCAGGTGACCGGCCCCGCTGAGCGGGGCCGGTCAGCGGGGCCGGTCAGCGGCGGCAAGGCACTCAGAGACGGCCTTGGCGCGAAATGGCCGGGAGCCCGATGATGCCGCCGCCCCTAGGCGTCGATGTGGTCGCGGTCGATCTCGGCCGCGCTGCCCACGATGAACTCCCGGCGCGGGGCCACGTCGCTGCCCATCAGGAGGGCGAAGATGCGCTCGGCCTCCTCGATGTCCTGGATGCGGACCCGGCGCAGGGTGCGATGGCGGGGCTCCATGGTCGTCTCGGCCAGCTGGTCCGCGTCCATCTCGCCCAGGCCCTTGTATCGCTGGACCGGATCCTTCCAGCGCTTGCCCCGGCGCTCCAGATCACGCAGCACCTTGTGCAGCTCGGCGTCGGAGTAGCAGTAGACGTACTTGCCCTGACCGCGGCCGGGGTTGATGACCTCGATCCGATGCAGCGGCGGCACGGCGGCGAAAACGCGCCCGGCCTCGACCATCGGCTTCATGTAGCGGTGGAACAGGGTCAGCAGGAGACAACGGATGTGCGCCCCGTCGACGTCGGCGTCGGCCATCAGGATGACCTTGCCGTAGCGGGCCGCCTCGATGTCGAAGGATCGACCGGAACCCGCCCCGATGACCTGGATGATCGCGGCACACTCGGCGTTCTTGAGCATGTCCGCGACGGACGCCTTCTGCACGTTCAGGATCTTGCCTCGGATCGGCAGCAGCGCCTGGAACTCCGAGTCGCGGGCCGCCCGGGCGGTGCCCAGCGCCGAGTCACCCTCGACGATGAACAACTCGCTGCGGTCGACCTCGTCACTTCGGCAGTCGACCAGCTTCGCCGGGAGCGCCGAGTTCTCCAGTGCGGTCTTGCGGCGCTGGTTGTCACGGTGCTCCCGGGCGGCGATGCGGGCCTTGGCCGCCGCGACGATCTTCTCCAGGACCGCACGGAGCTGCGGCTTGGCATTGCGCGACGGGTTGGCGAGCAGTTCCTTGAGCTCGCGCGAGACGACGTGGGCGACGATCCTGGAGGCCGCCGAGGTGCCCAGGACCTCCTTGGTCTGGCCCTCGAACTGCGGCTCGGGCACCCGGACGGTCACCACCGCGGTGAGACCCTCCATGATGTCCTCACGGGTGACCGGGGCATCGCCGTTCTTGAGCAGGCGGGTCTCGCGCAGCTGCTCGTTCAGGGTACGGACGAGGGCTCGTTCGAAGCCGTTGACGTGGGTGCCGCCCTTGGGGGTGGCGATCACGTTGACGAAGGACCTGACGGTGTTGTCGTAACCCTTGCCCCAGCGCACCGCCACGTCCACGGTGAGCTCGCGCTGGACCTCGGTCGGGGTCATGTGCCCCAGCTCGTCGAGGACCGGAACCGTCTCGTGGAAGTGACCCACGCCCTGCAGCCGCAGCACATCGCAGACCGCCTCGTCCCGGGCGAGGAACTCGGTGAACTCCGAGATGCCGCCGTCGAAGTGGAACTCCTCCTCGGCCGCCTCCTCGCCGCGGCTGTCGCGCACGGCCAGGGTCAGGCCGGGGACCAGGAAGGCGGTCTGGCGCAGGCGGACATGGATCTCGTCGAGGGAGACCTCGGCCTCGGGGAGGAAGATCTGGTGGTCGACCCAGAAGCGCACGCGGGTGCCGGTGACGTTCTTCGCGGCGTCGCCGCCGTCACGCAGCCCCGACTTCTTCTTGAACTTGGCCTTGGGCCCGTCGCCGTCGAAGACGCCGGGAACGCCCCTGCGGAAGCTGATCTCGTGAATCCGGCCGCCACGGTCGACCTCGACGTCCAGCCGCGAGGAGAGGGCGTTGACGACGGAGGCGCCGACCCCGTGCAGGCCGCCGGAGGCACCGTAGGAGCCGCCGCCGAACTTCCCACCGGCGTGAAGCTTGGTGTAGACGAGCTCGACGCCCGCCAGACCGCTCTTGGGCTCGATGTCGACGGGGATGCCCCGGCCGTTGTCACGGACCTCGATGGAGCCGTCGGCGTGGAGTTCAACCTCGATGCGGGTGCAATAGCCGGCCAGGGCCTCGTCGACCCCGTTGTCCACGATCTCCCACAGACAGTGCATGAGACCGCGGCTGTCGGTTGACCCGATGTACATACCGGGGCGCTTGCGGACGGCTTCGAGACCCTCCAGCACCGACAGGTGGCGGGCCGTATAACCCGTCTCCGCGCTAACTGCGGTCACGCCCACTCCCAGCTCTGTCGAACATGTGTGCGCAGCTTACCGTTCTTCCCGCCACCACGCGTACAAGCTTGCCATCCGGTGGACAACGGCGTTACATCCAGTGTGATCATCGTTACTTTCGGCCGCTTTCCGCTCTGGGCGTAGCAGGGGGTCGGTTGGGAACGTTCGTATCGGGTTAGATGTTCTCTCAAGTGACTGACGCCAGATCCTCCACCTCAGGGGATGACCTGAAAGGCGATACGTGACTGGAACCCTCGCCCCCGCCAAGCAGCTGACCGCTGCGGACCGCTGTGACCGGTGCGGCGCCCAGGCCTACATCCGCGCAACCCTGCCCGTAGGTGGGGAGCTGCTGTTCTGCGCCCACCACGGGCGTCAGCACGTAGCCGTGCTGAGAGACAAGGGCGCCAACATCCAGGACGAGTCTGCGCGTCTCAGCGACGCTCCGGCAACGGCAGGCAACGACGAACGATAACCAGACGGTCGGAGCCATCATCGGACCCGATAGTGATATCGGGCCGCCACTGTGAAGCCGTGGCGCTCGTAGAGCGTCCTGGCCACCGTGTTCGACTCCACCACCACTAAATATGCCCGCGGTGTGCCCTGCTCTCGCGCATGTGTGAGCAGGGCACATAACACCTTCCGTCCGTGACCCCTGCGCCGCGCATGCGGCACCACGGCCATGGAGTAGATCCCGAACCACTCCCCCTGGACCACGCCCCGCCCCACGGCCTTTCCGCCAAGCGAGGCGTATGCGTTGGCCCGCTTGGTCACCTTATCCGCGGCACGCGGGGTCCAGCCTCCCGCGTCCACCCGGTGGATCGCCGGCCAGGCCTGGTCGACCAACCGGTCGAAGACCTCATCGATCATGCTGCAGGATCCTAACCCTCGATCGCCGCACTACGCTCGGTGACTGTGCTGATTCTGCTGCCTCCGTCCGAGGGGAAGGCCGCGCAGGGTGACGGCCCCGCCCTCGACCTGTCCCGGTTGAGCTTCCCCTCTCTCGGCACGTCCAGACAACTCGTCCTGGACGCGCTGACCGCTCTGTGCGAGGGTCCCGCCGCGCGGGAGGTGCTCGGACTGTCGCCAGGACAGGCCGGTGAGATCGGCAGGAACCTGCTCCTGCGGACCGCGCCCACGCTGGCCGCGGCCGACCTGTACACCGGTGTGCTCTACGACAACCTTCACCTTGCCTCGCTGTCCCCCGAGGCCGGGGCACGGGCCTCGGAGAGGCTGCTGATCTTCTCCGGCCTCTGGGGTTTGCTGCGGGTCGGCGACCGTGTGCCACCGTACCGGCTGTCGATGGGGACGAGACTGCCGCCGCTGGGCGGTCTTGGTGCCTTCTGGCGCCGATCGGTCACCCCGCTGCTCGACGCCGAGCCCGGCCTGGTCGTTGATCTGCGCTCCAGCACCTACGCGGCGGCGTGGCAGCCGGGCGGCAGGGCAGTGGCGGTGCGGGTGCTCAAGGAGGGGAAGGTCGTCAGTCACATGGCGAAGGCCACCCGCGGCGTGATCGCCCGCTCGCTGCTGGAGGGGGGCGTCGATCCGCAAAGCCCCGATGAGCTCGCGAAGGTCCTGGACCACCTTGGACACTCCGTCACTCTCTGTCCACCGCCCGCGGGGAGACGGTCATGGACACTCAACGTTACGGTGTGATTTTCACCACATTTCCCTCACGTCCTCGCGTCGGGAGAGGCGGCGAGCGCTGAACCCGAGGTGAACGACCGTGCCCCGGTGCCCCGTTCACACCGGGACAAGGTGGAGCCGACCGCAGGCCCGCTGGAACTGCTGGGCGGGATCACCCAGATAGGACCACGGCAACCGGCTGAC
This window contains:
- a CDS encoding DNA gyrase/topoisomerase IV subunit A, yielding MARRTTTPPTDEGFEERIVDIDVSTEMRTSFLEYAYSVIYQRALPDARDGLKPVQRRILYSMSEMGLRPDRGHVKSSRVVGDVMGKLHPHGDTAIYDALVRMAQPFSMRLPLIDGHGNFGSPDDMPAAMRYTEARLASAAMAVVQSIDEDTVDFKPNYDGQETEPTVMPSAFPNLLVNGATGIAVGMATNMAPHNLVEVVAAARHLIKKPEATLDDLMRFVPGPDLPTGGTIIGLDGIRDAYAKGRGTFRMRAKCAVEQVSPRRKGIVVTELPFNVGPERVVTKIRELVTAKKLQGISDLKDLSDRHKGLSLVIEIKNGFIPEAVLEELYRLTPMEETFGINNVALVDGEPRTLGLRELLQVYVDHRIDVVRRRSLYRRRKREERLHLVEGLAIALLNIDEVIRVIRSSDDSAQARERLTQAFQLSEIQANYILDTPLRRLTRYDKLELDRESQTLRDEIAELTAILSSDDRLRKVVSDELAQISKTFGTPRRTVLLESSGVARNVSAPLEVADDPCLVLFSSTGLLARTTDASPLAGDGDRSAHDVLVSAVRSTVRGEVGVVTNQGRMIRVQVVDLPTLPRSANPPSLSGGHPVAEYVTFNPGETVVGVGSLDPEGPGLALGTAQGVVKRVVPDYPANRDDFEVIGLKDGDSVVGAVELTSEDHDLVFITSEAQLLRYPASVVRPQGRPAGGMAGVRLDGGAVVVWFGAVDPSRESQVVTIAGSSTALPGTQIGGAKVSDFAEYPPKGRGTGGVRVQRFLKGEDVLLLAWAGPGPARAVSSVGKPAPLPEEPGRRDGSGVRLTHTVAAVGGALCAEGDRKGQGADTPPE
- a CDS encoding carbohydrate kinase family protein — translated: MTRVVVVGDLMTDAVARARYPLARASDTPAVVTMHGGGSGANIASWLAVEGTEVAFIGRRGADITGRNRDMELMGYGVDARLVMDPERPTGTCVVLVTHKGERTMLSDPGANAALSPEDLPRDLFSQGGHLHLSGYTLINEGSREAGMAALEMARRSGMSVSVDCSSSAPLERTGAEPFLEWTQSAKLLFANADQAKVLTGRDDPAAAAKVLTAWFPQVVVKLRDEGALWYGNRPDPIKVPAGAVERVVDGTGAGDAFTAGFLPAWLGGKPPAEALASGCHLASRAISHLGARPRL
- a CDS encoding RecQ family ATP-dependent DNA helicase, coding for MLREEAEGRLRALAGEHARLREDQWSAIRALVMDRRRVLVVQRTGWGKSAVYFIATALLRELGEGPTVIVSPLLALMRNQIAAAERAGINAVTVNSANPEEWEQIYNQVAEGEVDVLLVSPERLNNPDFRDHVLPELAESAGLIVVDEAHCISDWGHDFRPDYRRLRTMFEELTEGVPILATTATANARVTRDVAEQMGEETLVLRGALERDSLHLGVVRLRGAEQRLAWLASTLHELPGSGIVYTLTVAAAQEIAAYLREQGHEVAAYSGQTEQAERLAAEQALLDNKIKALVATSALGMGYDKPDLGFVVHVGAPQSPVAYYQQVGRAGRGVERAEVILLPGAEDRDIWAYFASLAFPPEPVVRAVLAALEEGGVMSTAALENRVDLSRSRLETMLKVLDVDGAVRRVKGGWESTGEPWEYDAPRYARVTAEREAEQRAMLDYLDTTGCREEFLRRRLDDDTAAPCGRCDNCTGTHRSPEVDEQAVRSAADRLRRPGVEVEARRQWPTGLTDLKGRIRPELGAEPGRVLGRLTDIGWGNRLRGLLADGAADGPVPDDVFAAVVKVLSSWEWAQRPVGVVAVPSGSRPQLVRNLAERLAQVGRLSYLGDLGYRSGPPGRQFNSAQRVQAIRGTLAMPSALGAAVVSAQGPLLLVDDRIDTGWTMTLGAAMLRHAGAPAVLPLALAVTS
- a CDS encoding GNAT family N-acetyltransferase, translated to MDVTTWYLEQTSRSDLLPAKPPSIEVDIVHAEVPSPEFSRFLSTAVGGEWHWTNRLPWTWREWSDWLEGGVETWVAYHRGTPVGYVELAPQDGASVEITCFGLLPWAIGRGLGGHLLEVVTARAWDLADRQPDREPTRRVWLHTCSLDSPAALANYRARGFKIYDTKLNVPGDEYEGETPGPWPGAGPRTRDTP
- a CDS encoding TauD/TfdA dioxygenase family protein; amino-acid sequence: MIEFKPVTRHIGAEVNGVDLRRPLSEGEVREIRRGWLKHKVLFFRDQHISDEEHIRFAENFGSINHHAFRKDGGTAIHVLDQTDPKGEGGDEWRSDNTFEAPGRSGAAGAVGRDGGRRQRGQGGGGADRQRAGGADQRISETVGETWYQ
- a CDS encoding beta-class carbonic anhydrase: MSAFDDLLAANEEFSATFTDSELTGKAARGLAVVTCMDSRIDPLGLFGLKPGDAKILRNAGARVTDDVLRTLVLAVNLLAVERVLVMPHTDCGMTKVTDGEVHAIAARRGVDTRSLDFHTVPDQDAALRHDLTRIRTSPFLPAGMPVGGAVYDVHTGKLMPVEI